The Maylandia zebra isolate NMK-2024a linkage group LG4, Mzebra_GT3a, whole genome shotgun sequence genome segment ACTGTTTCTGGAGCGACCCTCTACCTGTATATTGTAAAAAGTGGCGCAACAAAGCTGGTGAGTTCATCTTTTTCTTGCATGTAAAAAGTGATGTGTGGTGTATGACAGagcttttgtgtatttattctatcagaactttaaaaatgaatttcaaTGTTAAGAGAGCGAGAAAGTGATTATGGATGCTTTTACCTCATGATGACATGAATCGTTTACTGTGATTTGACGCTGCGGAtaccagatttttcttttttcatcagTGTCAATAATGCATTGTTGCTCCTGAACTATTGAGCTTGCAGACGACTTTTAaagcaaagaaataaacaagaaTGACCAGCTCAGAAAAAATGCTGGGAAAAGACTGAAGAACTCAAATTGTATGTCAGTAAAATGAGTTGTACTTATTTTGTTGAATGAAGTACAGTCTTCAAATGTTGTTGGTTCTTCGTTGTCTCCTATTCATTTATATCCCTGTGCATTTATaaatatcatatatatatatatatatatatatatatatatatatatatatatatatatatatatatatatatatatatattatatatatatatatatatatatatttattccttGAGTAGTGTACGTGTGTTTTGTAATAGTGTATTGTGTGTTATACTTTGTGCTGTGTTCTCTCATATGGTCTGTGCTCTCCATGTGAATTTGACTTTTTGTCTTCTCTTCACCCCCTGAAGTCAGTTATGATGCTGCTGAATTCATTAGCATCGCTCTACTTCCTGGCCGCTGTTGCCTTTGCTGTGCCTGCTCAGGAGAAGCGCATCCATCACCAGCCTGATCTGAGTGACCACGCCCATGATGATGCTCACAGTTTCCAGTATGACCATGAGGCCTTCCTGGGTAAAGAAGAGGCCAAGACCTTTGACCAGCTGACTCCTGAGGAGAGCAAAGATAGATTAGCGTAAGTTGGACATACTATCACAGATTTTCTAAACTATCCAGTTCTGCCTCAGGGGCGGCTCTAGAGAAATCATATTCTGATTTCCATGGTGTGGCGAAAAATAAAAGCCATTTCTTCACACATATGCATGTGTTAAATTCCCTAATATGTATTACATATATTACATGGTAAAATAcatcaaatgcagtaagtatgcaCATGTTTTGTATAAAACGTGTATACTTACTTAGTCTGTAACTTTCTTAATGGTTTTAAAccaaataatgaaacatttcagttacatgaaaaaatataattttgactttatttactgtataaataaaaatacgtACGTATAAAATTCAGAAAGATACACAATATGAGGTGGATacaagtctaacttaagtttTACACTCACATTCACCTAAAtatacacaaaatgtcagaaatctgcactgtcatgaacaaaTGGATGATTTTTCACCAGATatttaaacctaatttttcaTAATTTATTGACTTTAAATTTATATTCAATGTAAATTGTAGCTAGGCTCTAAGGCATAAAACTAGGCTGATACTAATGTGTTAATCTAACTGGAGCTTTCGATTCTGTGtaataatgaatgaatgacaAACTTATAGCTGTTCTGTCTAAGTATGCTCCATTTCAGAATTTTTACCATTCGATGAAAGTACCCTGAGACGATTAAAGAATGTGCCTCTAGTCAAAATGTAATTCCCATTTCAAAAAACAGTTACAGAATCTCTAATACTGTATCTAATATCTAATATGTTACAGTCCATGACAAAGTGGCTACAATAATTTGGTTGAATCTAATAAAGAAGCATGAAGCttgcatgttttctttatgcctccatgggtactccagcttcctctcacagtcgAAAGACGTCAGTGTTTATAATCCAGTGTTATTTGAATTTTGTCATGGGTGTAACATACTGTATTGGTGAATGTAGCCTGTGGTCTAAAGCATTTCAGCACTTAGTAAGACTCATTACCCAGTTCAGACTAGAATTTCACATACTCCACATTGACTAGAGCCCAAATAGGACAGTTGGATATAAAAATTAGCATTTGATACAATAGTCTGGACACTAGACATAATCATGACTTGAAACTTCTCCATCTCCCTTCACAGGAAGATAGTGGACCGTATCGACACTGACAAGGATGGCTACGTCAGCCACGGAGAGCTGCATTATTGGATCAAACACCGACAGAGGAGGTACATCGAGGAAAATGTTAACAAACACTGGAAGGACTACGACAAGAACCAAGATGACAAGATAAGCTGGGAGGAGTATAAAAACACCACCTATGGCTACTATCTGGGTGTGTGTGAAACCTTAATAGTTcgatttttattcttttccttttttccctatTTGATCAAATTTCCATAATCTCCTTTTCTGCCTGTTCCGCTTTTTGCTTTTAGTATCACCATAAtagtggaaaataaatgttttaattacagTAGAGACTAACATTGATTTCTGTAAACGGCACAGTGGATGAAGGGCGCAGTGTTATTTAGCAAGTGGAAATGCAAATGATTCAAATTTCTAGAGTTAGGATTATTCCAACGCAAGTTCCATCCAAAGCCCAATCACTCGATCACTGATTGTTTTCTCTCAAAGTGAAGATTTACTTGTGTTTCCTAAAGTTTCTTAAAGtagaggcagagccttcagctatgAGACCTCTCTACTATACAACTAGCTCTAAGTATTTAGAAATATGCTGGGAAACATGTCACCCCTTTTCACTTCctttgtgtttatacaccactactGCTTGTCATTAAATTTGGCCTTTTCTTTCCCATAGTTTGAGTTTTGTGTGCTTTACTACTTTTCTGTTTCTCGTCAACCAAGTGCCAGTGGATTGTCCACACCCAAAAGACAATGATGTGCTgaaaatgaatcttttcttttcttaggAGAGGAGTTTGATGATATTGATGACAAGGAGACTTATAAGTCCATGCTCAAAAGAGATGAAAGGCGCTTTAAGACGGCTGACCGAGACAGTGACGGCATTGCCACACATGAGGAGTTCACTGCCTTCCTTCACCCTGAGGAGTTTGATTACATGAAAGATTTGGTAATTCAGGTAAAGCCTACTACTGATTACCGGgatgtaaatgtaaatgggGCAAATTGTGTCTATCACTGGATTTTTAATTGTGAAAACTGAATGATATTCTTATGCAGGAAACTGTGGAGGACATTGATAAGAATGGGGACGGGAAGATCAACTTGGAAGAATACATCGGTAGGTTACTTACTTGACCATTTGAGCAGCTACTCTCTGCACTGGAGGCTGTCAGTCCTAAATGTGTGTATTATTCTTGTTTCACAGGTGATATGTACACAGCCGAGGATGGGGAAAGTGAGCCTGACTGGGTCCAGACAGAGAAGAAACATTTCTCGGAGATCAGGGATACCAATAAGGTAAAAGATCCTTAGTTCTTCAAAatgaaacagatttttttcattAAGAAAAATAATACCTATAAACACAGTTATGGTACCAATTTGACATAAACCCATAAAAGTAAAAGGATTCGTTTCAGcctcaaaaaaaatgttcacattGCTTACATTGAGATAATTGTTGATGTGAATTGGTACTATATAGATAAAATGGAACAGGCAATGGCTACATTGCTATAACCACTAGCATTTTCCAAGGTTTTTGGGTTGGTCCAACTTTAAGAAGCTGCTACTCCTGGTAGCAGATTCTCAGTGCCACTTAGGAGGTTTTAGACTGTTACGGTTACTTTTAaatgttctctctgtgtttaGGATGGGTACCTGGATGCTGACGAAGTAGGACAGTGGGTTTTGCCTGGAGAGGTTGACCATGCTGACAATGAAGCCAAACATTTGATCCACGAGACAGACACTGACAAGGTAGACTAATCG includes the following:
- the rcn3 gene encoding reticulocalbin-3 isoform X2; this translates as MMLLNSLASLYFLAAVAFAVPAQEKRIHHQPDLSDHAHDDAHSFQYDHEAFLGKEEAKTFDQLTPEESKDRLAKIVDRIDTDKDGYVSHGELHYWIKHRQRRYIEENVNKHWKDYDKNQDDKISWEEYKNTTYGYYLGEEFDDIDDKETYKSMLKRDERRFKTADRDSDGIATHEEFTAFLHPEEFDYMKDLVIQETVEDIDKNGDGKINLEEYIGDMYTAEDGESEPDWVQTEKKHFSEIRDTNKDGYLDADEVGQWVLPGEVDHADNEAKHLIHETDTDKDGRLSLPEILDKMDFIKTSTMTDYGGMRVDGRDEL
- the rcn3 gene encoding reticulocalbin-3 isoform X1; this encodes MMLLNSLASLYFLAAVAFAVPAQEKRIHHQPDLSDHAHDDAHSFQYDHEAFLGKEEAKTFDQLTPEESKDRLAKIVDRIDTDKDGYVSHGELHYWIKHRQRRYIEENVNKHWKDYDKNQDDKISWEEYKNTTYGYYLGEEFDDIDDKETYKSMLKRDERRFKTADRDSDGIATHEEFTAFLHPEEFDYMKDLVIQETVEDIDKNGDGKINLEEYIGDMYTAEDGESEPDWVQTEKKHFSEIRDTNKDGYLDADEVGQWVLPGEVDHADNEAKHLIHETDTDKDERITKKEILANWNMFVGSQATNYGEDLTKKHDEL